Within the Paenibacillus pabuli genome, the region ACTATGCGCTCGTTCCAATCATGATCGGTTCCATTGCAACATTGGGATACGATTACTTGATTCCGCTCATGATGGTTGCTAACTTTGCACAAGCAGGTAGCGCTTTGGGTGTTTCTCTGAAATCCAAAAACAAACAAATCAAGTCCTTGTCTGCATCGACTGGTGTTACGGCACTTATGGGTATTACAGAACCAGCCATGTACGGGGTCAACATGCGATTCAAGAAACCATTTGTGGCAGCACTGATTGGTGCCGCAATTAGTGGAGCGTTCATCAGTTTCTTCCAAACCAAAGCTTATGTTATGGGTGGTCTAGCAGGTCTTTCAGGGATTCCGATGATCATCGGTCCGACATTTGTATATGCTCTGATCGGAATTGTCATTGCGGTTGTAGCTTCAGCAATTCTGACCTACATCCTCGGATTCGAAGATGTTCCAGAAGCGGTTCCAGCAGCAACGACTACAGCTTCAGCTGAGCCTGTTACACCAGTTGCAGCTGATGTAAACAGTTCCGCTTCCGCAGTATCTGCGATTGAAGAAGAAAAAGCCCAGGATCAAGAAGTATTCAGCCCGATGACAGGGGAAGTAAAACCGCTGAGCGAAGTACCAGACCCTGCATTCTCTGAAGAAATTATGGGTAAAGGTTTTGCAATTCAGCCGACTGAAGGTCGTGTGGTTTCCCCGATTAACGGAACGGTGTTCTCCTTGTCGAAGAGTGGACATGCCATTGGTCTGGTCAGCGACAACGGTGCAGAGATGCTGATCCACATCGGAATTGATACGGTGAAGCTGAAAGGCCAATTCTTCTCGCCTAAGGTTCAGGCGGGTGCAAAAGTTGCTGTGGGTGATGTATTGATGGAATTTGACCGTGAAGAAATCGAAAAAGCGGGTTATACAACCATTACACCAGTCATCGTCACAAACATGCATCAATATGAGTCGATTGTATCTGCAGGTCGTACTGCAATCAAAGAGCAAGAGCTGCTCTATACAGCCAAAGCCTAATCCATAAGAAACAGCAGAGTTTCCAACGTACTGGAGACCCTGCTGTTTTTTTTGTTTGTAGCTACTTGTTATGTGTTCATTGAAGCGTATCCGTTACTTCCGTGGAAAGTTCCTATCTGCTGTATTTCTATGGAAGCATCTCCCGCACCAATTGAACGAATTGCTGGGCTGGTTTGGACAGGTAACGATGATGAAGCCAGACGAGTGCCGAACCTACGGTGGAGTTCGGGTCCAGGATCCGATATATATGAAATGATTGTTCGTGATGAAGCTGCAGAACGGTCCCGGGCACGATGGAGTTCGCGAACCCCAGCCGGACCAGCTCTAGCAGCATGGCAACATCCGAGCATTCACCCATAATCGAAGGCTTCACCTGATGTTCACGGAACTTCTCGAGAATCAGTTCAAACATGCCGAGTCCTTCCGTGCTGGGAAGCAGGAGTGGGACTTCTGCCAACTGATCAAAGTAAGTACCGTTTTCGACCGTGGTTCCCAGGGGTTCCGAAGATATGTAGTAGAGCGGCTCCTGCGGCAGATGCAGCACTTCATAGTGTTTCGTTTTCACCGGCATGCGTACGCAGGCCAGTTCAATCAGTCCATCATCCAGCAGATGGCATAGCTGTGAGGATTCATTCTGTTGAATTTTGTAGGTCACTTGGGGATGGCTTGTACGAAACTGCTGGAGCGC harbors:
- a CDS encoding beta-glucoside-specific PTS transporter subunit IIABC, which codes for MDKQQLSKDILKLVGGEENIDQVTHCMTRLRFNLNDNGKADKATLKNTPGVMGVMENGGQFQVIIGNDVPVVYNALVGNMSKSPEAKPSTSTEGGKKKNPLSAVFDFISGVFTPILPAITGAGMIKGIVALLLTFGWIDATSSTYIILSAIGDGAFYFLPIILGISTARKLGSNMYIGAAVGASVMHPTITALLAPGENVSFIGLPVVAATYASSVIPILIAVWLASYVEKAIDKVTHASLKLIVVPTVTLLIIVPVMMIAVGPLGVIIGNGLTDGINWLFNNAGLFAGLLVGGAFSLLIITGMHYALVPIMIGSIATLGYDYLIPLMMVANFAQAGSALGVSLKSKNKQIKSLSASTGVTALMGITEPAMYGVNMRFKKPFVAALIGAAISGAFISFFQTKAYVMGGLAGLSGIPMIIGPTFVYALIGIVIAVVASAILTYILGFEDVPEAVPAATTTASAEPVTPVAADVNSSASAVSAIEEEKAQDQEVFSPMTGEVKPLSEVPDPAFSEEIMGKGFAIQPTEGRVVSPINGTVFSLSKSGHAIGLVSDNGAEMLIHIGIDTVKLKGQFFSPKVQAGAKVAVGDVLMEFDREEIEKAGYTTITPVIVTNMHQYESIVSAGRTAIKEQELLYTAKA
- a CDS encoding LysR family transcriptional regulator, which encodes MDIKQCRYFIAIAEEKQITAAARRLHMAQPPLSQQLKLMEEELGVALFERKGRMMELTQAGRSFYDYAVTMTKYMEEAVMEMQSFRYGSRGKLSLGMNTISDALIPKALQQFRTSHPQVTYKIQQNESSQLCHLLDDGLIELACVRMPVKTKHYEVLHLPQEPLYYISSEPLGTTVENGTYFDQLAEVPLLLPSTEGLGMFELILEKFREHQVKPSIMGECSDVAMLLELVRLGFANSIVPGTVLQLHHEQSFHIYRILDPNSTVGSALVWLHHRYLSKPAQQFVQLVREMLP